TTCGACCGCTGATTTCGGTACAGGAGACACTGAAGGGTGGACCAACAATTTGTAGAAATAAGGCACCGGCTCACTTAAGGTCACTTCAAAGGTGTGATCATCAAGCGCTTTTACCCCCAGATCGGTGGCGGGTTTTTTACCGGCGATAATGTCATCGATATTAGCGATATGACCGTATTGCAGATAGCTGGCGTACGGCGATGCCGTATTAGGATCGGCCAGGCGTTGCCAGCTATAAACGAAATCATGGGCGGTGACGGGCGTACCATCTGACCATTTCGCATTTTCACGTAGATGGAATGTCCAGACTTTAAAATCTTTATTTTCCCATTTTTCCGCGACGCCCGGTGAAGGATGCCCCTCGACATCACTAATTAATAAGCCTTCGAAGAGGTCACGGCTGACGTTCGATTCCGGCACGCCTTCAATTTTATGCGGGTCGAGAGACTGCACTTCTGATCCGTTATTACGTACCAACGTTTGCTTGTCGGCTAACTGAACGCCGGCGGGCACGTCTGCCGCAGTCGCGGCGCTGGCGGCGATGAGCGCAGTGAGTATTCCCGCTGCAATCAAACTTTTTTTCGTGATGTTAGACATTGTGTTTGTACTCCACTCATTATAATTACTGGTTTTTACCAGCCTGTTTAATCCCGTCAGGGTTCCTGTGCAGCACTGGTGGTGTACTGCCAGGTCTGTCACTGCTTTTGCTATCACCGACTTTATTTATTCTGACGATTCGTTCGATCGCCTTTCGTCGATTCGGTATACGACGTACCTGCCCACGTCGCACGTTATTTCTGACAACCATCTAAATGAAAATACTTATCAACAATGTGAAATCTTCTACAAAAATGTTTGGCCGAAAAGTATCAAATGCGTTTCTGAACCGCCAATTCATTTTACAATTTTGTTAACCAATTCTCTTTTATGGAAAAATCCCTGCCCAAAAAAACAGTTAAACAATGTTAAAAATCTTTGATTTATTCTTTATAATCAATAAGTTGAAAGAAAAATATCTCTCTGTCGCATCGTAGGTTATGCCTGCGCCAGAAAACACACACAAATTTAACAAATGCTCATTATTTAGCACATTCATCTACGATGGAGCTGAAACAACTAATAACATTTCAATAATCCTTCATCAAGCCCCAGAGTATGGTGTGAATAAAATAACAGACCTACCGCCTCTCACGGTCTCAGTAATGTTGATAATAGTTTGATTAATAAAAATAAATAGCGTTAGATTATATTAGTATTTTTTATCATTTAAACGCTGAATGCTTATCAAAGTAAGAAGTGTTACGTGGGAATGTCACAAGGCGGCCCCTTAGGGCGCCGCCTGTAAATCAGCAGGTGGGAGTTTAGTTGAGCAAGCCGGGGAAAATGCCTTTTATTCCTGTGACAATAAATTCGATGCCGAGCGCCATTAACAACAACCCCATGATTCGGGTAATAACGTTGATACCAGTTTGCCCCAGCAAACGAACCAGCCACGGCGCCATACGGAACACGCCCCAGCAGCAAAGCGCAAAAAGCGCAATGGCAACTGAAAAGCCAAGCAAATGCGCGATGCTGTGATAACGCGTCCCCCAGACGATAGTGGAGCTGATCGCCCCTGGCCCCGCCATTAACGGCAGCGCTAACGGCACAACGCCAATGCTCTCGCGTATGGCCGTCTCTGACTTTTCTTGCTTGTTTTGTTTATCTTCCCCCAGCTTCCCGCTGATCATCGACATTGCAATGGTGACAACCAGGATACCGCCCGCAATTCTGAACGAATCAATAGAAATACCAAAGAGTTGCAGGATGCCATCGCCGAGGAATAAGGAACTCCACAAGATAATCGCAACCGACAGATTCGCGGTGAGGTTAGTTTTATTACGCGCCGTGGCCGTCTGGTAGCTGGTCATGCTGATGAAAACGGGGATAATCCCCACCGGGTTAACCAGCGCAAAGAGCCCGATAAAGAACTTAAAGTAAACAGGAAAATCAAAAAGCGGTTGAATCACGGTTAGCTCCGAAGCGTTAGCCGGATGAAGTCAATGTTCGTTAATGATCAAAACGCGCAGAAGATACGCCTTTTATTCGCATAGTTCACCTCTTATCTACGCCTAATTTCATCCATTCATCGCTGTTATTTATATGTACTCGTTATGCTAATCCACTCACTCTTCATGATAACGATTTCTTAACAATTTACATAAAAGGCTAAAATGGCCTGCTGAAAGGTGTCAGCTTTGCGTAATCTTGATTTAGATCACACAATCGCTACTCAGAAGTGAGTAATCTTGCTTACGCCACCTGGACGTAACGCGTTAGAGTTAAATGATACTAACGCAGAAGCTCTTTTAGTAAATCAGAGCGAAACGGACGTTAAGTAACCACCTGAATTTCAGGCATTTATACAAAGTATCGTCGATCTGTCTATACTCACGTATCGCGCAGATGATTTACTAAAAAAGTTTAACATTATCAGGAGAGCATTATGGCTGTTACTAATGTCGCTGAACTTAACGCACTCGTAGAGCGTGTAAAAAAAGCCCAGCGTGAATATGCCAGTTTCACTCAAGAACAGGTCGACAAAATCTTCCGCGCCGCCGCTCTGGCTGCCGCTGATGCCCGCATTCCGCTGGCCAAAATGGCCGTCGCCGAATCCGGTATGGGTATCGTGGAAGACAAAGTGATTAAAAACCACTTCGCTTCTGAATATATTTACAACGCCTATAAAGATGAAAAAACCTGCGGCGTGCTGTCTGAAGACGACACCTTCGGGACCATCACCATTGCTGAACCTATCGGCATTATTTGCGGTATCGTTCCAACCACTAACCCAACCTCTACCGCGATCTTCAAATCGCTGATTAGCCTGAAGACCCGTAACGCCATCATCTTTTCTCCGCATCCGCGCGCTAAAGAAGCAACCAACAAAGCGGCAGACATCGTTCTGCAAGCGGCTATCGCTGCCGGCGCGCCGAAAGATCTGATTGGCTGGATCGATCAACCTTCCGTAGAACTGTCTAACGCGTTGATGCACCACCCGGATATTAACCTGATCCTCGCCACTGGCGGTCCAGGCATGGTTAAAGCTGCATACAGCTCCGGTAAACCGGCTATCGGCGTAGGCGCAGGCAACACTCCGGTTGTCATTGATGAAACCGCTGATATCAAACGCGCTGTGGCGTCTGTTCTGATGTCTAAAACCTTCGATAACGGCGTAATCTGTGCTTCTGAACAGTCTGTTGTCGTTGTTGATTCCGTCTATGATGCCGTTCGCGAACGTTTCGCCAGCCATGGCGGCTACATGCTGCAGGGCCAGGAGCTGAAAGCGGTTCAAAACGTTATCCTGAAAAATGGCGCTCTGAACGCCGCTATCGTCGGCCAGCCAGCCTACAAAATCGCTGAACTGGCAGGCTTCTCCGTACCAGAAACCACCAAGATTCTGATCGGTGAAGTTACGGTCGTTGACGAAAGCGAACCGTTCGCACACGAAAAACTGTCTCCGACTCTGGCGATGTATCGTGCGAAAGATTTCGAAGAAGCGGTAGAAAAAGCAGAAAAACTGGTCGCTATGGGCGGTATCGGTCACACCTCCTGCCTGTACACTGACCAGGATAACCAGCCAGAACGCGTTGCTTACTTCGGTCAGATGATGAAAACCGCGCGTATCCTGATCAACACCCCGGCCTCTCAGGGTGGTATCGGTGACCTGTACAACTTCAAACTCGCACCTTCCCTGACGTTGGGTTGTGGTTCCTGGGGTGGTAACTCCATCTCTGAAAACGTTGGTCCGAAACACCTGATCAACAAGAAAACCGTTGCTAAGCGAGCTGAAAACATGTTGTGGCACAAACTTCCGAAATCTATCTACTTCCGCCGTGGCTCTCTGCCCATCGCGCTGGATGAAGTGATTACTGATGGCCACAAACGTGCGCTCATCGTGACTGACCGCTTCCTGTTCAACAACGGCTATGCAGACCAGATCACCTCTGTGCTGAAAGCGGCTGGCGTTGAAACCGAAGTCTTCTTCGAAGTTGAAGCAGACCCGACGCTTTCCGTTGTTCGCAAAGGCGCTGAGCTGGCTAACTCCTTCAAACCGGACGTGATCATCGCGCTGGGCGGCGGTTCCCCGATGGACGCCGCGAAAATCATGTGGGTCATGTACGAACATCCGGAAACTCACTTCGAAGAACTGGCGCTGCGCTTTATGGACATCCGTAAACGTATCTACAAGTTCCCGAAAATGGGCGTGAAAGCGAAAATGATCGCCGTCACCACCACTTCCGGTACCGGTTCTGAAGTCACACCGTTTGCGGTTGTGACCGACGATGCAACCGGTCAGAAATATCCGCTGGCTGACTACGCCCTGACCCCGGATATGGCGATTGTCGACGCCAACCT
This DNA window, taken from Salmonella enterica subsp. enterica serovar Typhimurium str. LT2, encodes the following:
- a CDS encoding putative inner membrane protein; this translates as MQHWWCTARSVTAFAITDFIYSDDSFDRLSSIRYTTYLPTSHVISDNHLNENTYQQCEIFYKNVWPKSIKCVSEPPIHFTILLTNSLLWKNPCPKKQLNNVKNL
- the ychE gene encoding putative MarC family integral membrane protein (similar to E. coli putative channel protein (AAC74324.1); Blastp hit to AAC74324.1 (215 aa), 93% identity in aa 1 - 215), which encodes MIQPLFDFPVYFKFFIGLFALVNPVGIIPVFISMTSYQTATARNKTNLTANLSVAIILWSSLFLGDGILQLFGISIDSFRIAGGILVVTIAMSMISGKLGEDKQNKQEKSETAIRESIGVVPLALPLMAGPGAISSTIVWGTRYHSIAHLLGFSVAIALFALCCWGVFRMAPWLVRLLGQTGINVITRIMGLLLMALGIEFIVTGIKGIFPGLLN
- the adhE gene encoding iron-dependent alcohol dehydrogenase of the multifunctional alcohol dehydrogenase AdhE (similar to E. coli CoA-linked acetaldehyde dehydrogenase and iron-dependent alcohol dehydrogenase; pyruvate-formate-lyase deactivase (AAC74323.1); Blastp hit to AAC74323.1 (891 aa), 97% identity in aa 1 - 891), translating into MAVTNVAELNALVERVKKAQREYASFTQEQVDKIFRAAALAAADARIPLAKMAVAESGMGIVEDKVIKNHFASEYIYNAYKDEKTCGVLSEDDTFGTITIAEPIGIICGIVPTTNPTSTAIFKSLISLKTRNAIIFSPHPRAKEATNKAADIVLQAAIAAGAPKDLIGWIDQPSVELSNALMHHPDINLILATGGPGMVKAAYSSGKPAIGVGAGNTPVVIDETADIKRAVASVLMSKTFDNGVICASEQSVVVVDSVYDAVRERFASHGGYMLQGQELKAVQNVILKNGALNAAIVGQPAYKIAELAGFSVPETTKILIGEVTVVDESEPFAHEKLSPTLAMYRAKDFEEAVEKAEKLVAMGGIGHTSCLYTDQDNQPERVAYFGQMMKTARILINTPASQGGIGDLYNFKLAPSLTLGCGSWGGNSISENVGPKHLINKKTVAKRAENMLWHKLPKSIYFRRGSLPIALDEVITDGHKRALIVTDRFLFNNGYADQITSVLKAAGVETEVFFEVEADPTLSVVRKGAELANSFKPDVIIALGGGSPMDAAKIMWVMYEHPETHFEELALRFMDIRKRIYKFPKMGVKAKMIAVTTTSGTGSEVTPFAVVTDDATGQKYPLADYALTPDMAIVDANLVMDMPKSLCAFGGLDAVTHALEAYVSVLASEFSDGQALQALKLLKENLPASYHEGSKNPVARERVHSAATIAGIAFANAFLGVCHSMAHKLGSQFHIPHGLANALLICNVIRYNANDNPTKQTAFSQYDRPQARRRYAEIADHLGLSAPGDRTAAKIEKLLAWLESIKAELGIPKSIREAGVQEADFLAHVDKLSEDAFDDQCTGANPRYPLISELKQILLDTYYGRDFTEGEVAAKKDVVAAPKAEKKAKKSA